The following are encoded in a window of Camelus ferus isolate YT-003-E chromosome 20, BCGSAC_Cfer_1.0, whole genome shotgun sequence genomic DNA:
- the PAK1IP1 gene encoding p21-activated protein kinase-interacting protein 1 isoform X1, translated as MELVAGCYEQVLFGFAVHPEPKASGDHEQKWTPVADFTHHAHTASLSAVAVNSRFVVTGSKDETIHIYDMKKKIDHGALVHHNGTITCLKFYGNRHLISGAEDGLICVWDAKKWECLKSIKAHKGHVTSLSIHPSGKLALSVGTDKTLRTWNLVEGRSAFIKNIKQNAHIVEWSPRGERYVVVILNKIDVYQLDTASVSGTITNGKRISSVTFLSESVLAVAGDEEVVRVFDCDSLVCLSEFKAHENRVKDLFSFETPEHHVIVTASSDGFIKMWKLHEDKKVSPCLLCEVNTNARLTCLGVWLDRATDTRESPPPDAETPPVSKEEPSKSNKKESGDEVQEGERQSKPGTKKCGSTGNGDKPAKGNSLVSAKKRKMVEMLGKKGNSLVTAKKRKMVEMLGKKKRKKKKM; from the exons ATGGAGCTGGTGGCTGGTTGCTACGAGCAAGTCCTGTTTGGGTTCGCTGTGCACCCGGAGCCCAAGGCGAGCGGCGACCACGAG CAGAAATGGACTCCTGTGGCCGACTTCACTCACCACGCCCACACTGCCTCCTTGTCAGCCGTGGCTGTAAATAGCCGTTTTGTAGTCACTGGGAGCAAAGATGAAACAATTCACATTTATgacatgaagaagaaaatagacCACGGGGCTCTAGTGCATCACAATG GCACAATAACTTGCTTGAAATTCTATGGCAACAGGCACTTAATCAGCGGGGCAGAGGACGGACTCATTTGTGTCTGGGATGCAAAGAAGTGGGAGTGTCTGAAGTCCATCAAAGCTCACAA AGGACATGTGACCTCCCTTTCCATTCACCCATCTGGCAAGTTGGCCCTGTCTGTGGGAACAGATAAGACATTGAG AACATGGAATCTTGTGGAAGGAAGATCAGCGTtcataaaaaacataaaacaaa ATGCTCACATAGTAGAGTGGTCCCCAAGAGGAGAGAGATACGTAGTTGTCATACTGAACAAAATAGACGTCTATCAGCTTGACACTGCATCTGTTAGTGGCACCatcacaaatggaaagagaataTCTTCTGTCACGTTCCTTTCA gaGTCTGTCCTTGCCGTGGCTGGAGATGAAGAAGTTGTAAGGGTTTTTGACTGTGATTCACTAGTGTGCCTCTCTGAATTTAAAGCTCATGAAAACAG GGTAAAAGACCTATTCAGTTTTGAGACTCCAGAGCATCATGTTATTGTTACAGCATCGAGTGATGGTTTCATCAAAATGTGGAAGCTTCACGAGGATAAG aaggtCTCCCCATGTTTACTCTGTGAAGTAAACACTAATGCCAGGTTGACTTGTCTTGGAGTGTGGCTAGACAGAGCGACAGACACGAGAGAAAGCCCGCCTCCAGATGCAGAGACTCCTCCTG TAAGTAAAGAAGAACCGTCcaaaagcaacaaaaaggaatctGGTGACGAGGTGCAGGAGGGAGAGCGGCAGTCAAAACCTGGCACGAAGAAATGTGGTTCAACTGGTAATGGTGACAAGCCAGCAAAAGGAAACAGCCTGGTGTCAGCCAAGAAGAGGAAAATGGTAgaaatgttgggaaaaaaaggaaacagcctgGTGACAGCCAAGAAGAGGAAAATGGTAGAAATgttgggaaaaaagaagagaaaaaagaagaaaatgtga
- the PAK1IP1 gene encoding p21-activated protein kinase-interacting protein 1 isoform X2 yields MELVAGCYEQVLFGFAVHPEPKASGDHEQKWTPVADFTHHAHTASLSAVAVNSRFVVTGSKDETIHIYDMKKKIDHGALVHHNGTITCLKFYGNRHLISGAEDGLICVWDAKKWECLKSIKAHKGHVTSLSIHPSGKLALSVGTDKTLRTWNLVEGRSAFIKNIKQNAHIVEWSPRGERYVVVILNKIDVYQLDTASVSGTITNGKRISSVTFLSESVLAVAGDEEVVRVFDCDSLVCLSEFKAHENRVKDLFSFETPEHHVIVTASSDGFIKMWKLHEDKVSPCLLCEVNTNARLTCLGVWLDRATDTRESPPPDAETPPVSKEEPSKSNKKESGDEVQEGERQSKPGTKKCGSTGNGDKPAKGNSLVSAKKRKMVEMLGKKGNSLVTAKKRKMVEMLGKKKRKKKKM; encoded by the exons ATGGAGCTGGTGGCTGGTTGCTACGAGCAAGTCCTGTTTGGGTTCGCTGTGCACCCGGAGCCCAAGGCGAGCGGCGACCACGAG CAGAAATGGACTCCTGTGGCCGACTTCACTCACCACGCCCACACTGCCTCCTTGTCAGCCGTGGCTGTAAATAGCCGTTTTGTAGTCACTGGGAGCAAAGATGAAACAATTCACATTTATgacatgaagaagaaaatagacCACGGGGCTCTAGTGCATCACAATG GCACAATAACTTGCTTGAAATTCTATGGCAACAGGCACTTAATCAGCGGGGCAGAGGACGGACTCATTTGTGTCTGGGATGCAAAGAAGTGGGAGTGTCTGAAGTCCATCAAAGCTCACAA AGGACATGTGACCTCCCTTTCCATTCACCCATCTGGCAAGTTGGCCCTGTCTGTGGGAACAGATAAGACATTGAG AACATGGAATCTTGTGGAAGGAAGATCAGCGTtcataaaaaacataaaacaaa ATGCTCACATAGTAGAGTGGTCCCCAAGAGGAGAGAGATACGTAGTTGTCATACTGAACAAAATAGACGTCTATCAGCTTGACACTGCATCTGTTAGTGGCACCatcacaaatggaaagagaataTCTTCTGTCACGTTCCTTTCA gaGTCTGTCCTTGCCGTGGCTGGAGATGAAGAAGTTGTAAGGGTTTTTGACTGTGATTCACTAGTGTGCCTCTCTGAATTTAAAGCTCATGAAAACAG GGTAAAAGACCTATTCAGTTTTGAGACTCCAGAGCATCATGTTATTGTTACAGCATCGAGTGATGGTTTCATCAAAATGTGGAAGCTTCACGAGGATAAG gtCTCCCCATGTTTACTCTGTGAAGTAAACACTAATGCCAGGTTGACTTGTCTTGGAGTGTGGCTAGACAGAGCGACAGACACGAGAGAAAGCCCGCCTCCAGATGCAGAGACTCCTCCTG TAAGTAAAGAAGAACCGTCcaaaagcaacaaaaaggaatctGGTGACGAGGTGCAGGAGGGAGAGCGGCAGTCAAAACCTGGCACGAAGAAATGTGGTTCAACTGGTAATGGTGACAAGCCAGCAAAAGGAAACAGCCTGGTGTCAGCCAAGAAGAGGAAAATGGTAgaaatgttgggaaaaaaaggaaacagcctgGTGACAGCCAAGAAGAGGAAAATGGTAGAAATgttgggaaaaaagaagagaaaaaagaagaaaatgtga
- the PAK1IP1 gene encoding p21-activated protein kinase-interacting protein 1 isoform X3, whose protein sequence is MELVAGCYEQVLFGFAVHPEPKASGDHEKWTPVADFTHHAHTASLSAVAVNSRFVVTGSKDETIHIYDMKKKIDHGALVHHNGTITCLKFYGNRHLISGAEDGLICVWDAKKWECLKSIKAHKGHVTSLSIHPSGKLALSVGTDKTLRTWNLVEGRSAFIKNIKQNAHIVEWSPRGERYVVVILNKIDVYQLDTASVSGTITNGKRISSVTFLSESVLAVAGDEEVVRVFDCDSLVCLSEFKAHENRVKDLFSFETPEHHVIVTASSDGFIKMWKLHEDKKVSPCLLCEVNTNARLTCLGVWLDRATDTRESPPPDAETPPVSKEEPSKSNKKESGDEVQEGERQSKPGTKKCGSTGNGDKPAKGNSLVSAKKRKMVEMLGKKGNSLVTAKKRKMVEMLGKKKRKKKKM, encoded by the exons ATGGAGCTGGTGGCTGGTTGCTACGAGCAAGTCCTGTTTGGGTTCGCTGTGCACCCGGAGCCCAAGGCGAGCGGCGACCACGAG AAATGGACTCCTGTGGCCGACTTCACTCACCACGCCCACACTGCCTCCTTGTCAGCCGTGGCTGTAAATAGCCGTTTTGTAGTCACTGGGAGCAAAGATGAAACAATTCACATTTATgacatgaagaagaaaatagacCACGGGGCTCTAGTGCATCACAATG GCACAATAACTTGCTTGAAATTCTATGGCAACAGGCACTTAATCAGCGGGGCAGAGGACGGACTCATTTGTGTCTGGGATGCAAAGAAGTGGGAGTGTCTGAAGTCCATCAAAGCTCACAA AGGACATGTGACCTCCCTTTCCATTCACCCATCTGGCAAGTTGGCCCTGTCTGTGGGAACAGATAAGACATTGAG AACATGGAATCTTGTGGAAGGAAGATCAGCGTtcataaaaaacataaaacaaa ATGCTCACATAGTAGAGTGGTCCCCAAGAGGAGAGAGATACGTAGTTGTCATACTGAACAAAATAGACGTCTATCAGCTTGACACTGCATCTGTTAGTGGCACCatcacaaatggaaagagaataTCTTCTGTCACGTTCCTTTCA gaGTCTGTCCTTGCCGTGGCTGGAGATGAAGAAGTTGTAAGGGTTTTTGACTGTGATTCACTAGTGTGCCTCTCTGAATTTAAAGCTCATGAAAACAG GGTAAAAGACCTATTCAGTTTTGAGACTCCAGAGCATCATGTTATTGTTACAGCATCGAGTGATGGTTTCATCAAAATGTGGAAGCTTCACGAGGATAAG aaggtCTCCCCATGTTTACTCTGTGAAGTAAACACTAATGCCAGGTTGACTTGTCTTGGAGTGTGGCTAGACAGAGCGACAGACACGAGAGAAAGCCCGCCTCCAGATGCAGAGACTCCTCCTG TAAGTAAAGAAGAACCGTCcaaaagcaacaaaaaggaatctGGTGACGAGGTGCAGGAGGGAGAGCGGCAGTCAAAACCTGGCACGAAGAAATGTGGTTCAACTGGTAATGGTGACAAGCCAGCAAAAGGAAACAGCCTGGTGTCAGCCAAGAAGAGGAAAATGGTAgaaatgttgggaaaaaaaggaaacagcctgGTGACAGCCAAGAAGAGGAAAATGGTAGAAATgttgggaaaaaagaagagaaaaaagaagaaaatgtga